One Neomonachus schauinslandi chromosome 9, ASM220157v2, whole genome shotgun sequence DNA segment encodes these proteins:
- the ASPG gene encoding 60 kDa lysophospholipase, whose protein sequence is MARALGPERRLLAVYTGGTIGMRSEHGVLVPGSGLAAVLRALPMFHDEEHARACGLPEDTLVLPPASPAQRVTYTVLECQPLYDSSDMTITEWVQIAQTIERHYGQYDGFVVIHGTDTMAFAASVLSFVLENLQKTVILTGAQVPIHALWNDGRENLLGALLMAGQYVIPEVCLFFQNQLFRGNRVTKVDSRRFAAFCSPNLPPLAVVGTDVTINRELVRKARGKDPLVVHSSMERDVGLLRLYPGIPAALVRAFLQPPLKGVVMETFGSGNGPTKPDLLRELQAAAERGLVIVNCSHCLQGSVTSDYAAGMAMAGAGIVSGFDMTSEAALAKLSYVLGQPGLSLDGKKELLARDLRGEMTLSTGAERRPSLSCSALGQGVAQLLTLSQEADAIRDALMPSLACAAAHAGNLEVLQALVELGSDLSLENFNGQTPLHAAARGGQPGAVTMLLRRGVDVDPRDEDGLSPLLLAVKGRHRGVIELLRAAGACLSPRELEDAGTELCRLASRADLDGLQSWWQAGADLGCPGYDGRSALLVAEAAGNLEVVAFLQKLQGGAGAQAPGPEVLPGV, encoded by the exons ATGGCGCGCGCGCTGGGGCCCGAGCGGCGGCTCCTGGCCGTCTACACCGGCGGCACTATCGGCATGCGGAGCGAGCACGGCG TGCTCGTCCCTGGGAGTGGCCTGGCCGCTGTCTTGCGGGCACTGCCCATGTTCCATGATGAAGAGCACGCCCGGGCCTGTGGCCTCCCTGAGGACACGCTGGTGCTGCC CCCCGCGAGCCCCGCCCAGAGAGTCACTTACACGGTGCTGGAGTGCCAGCCCCTCTACGACTCCAGTGACATGACCATCACCGAGTGGGTTCAGATTGCCCAGACCATCGAG AGACACTATGGGCAGTACGACGGCTTTGTGGTCATCCACGGCACGGACACCATGGCCTTTGCAGCCTCCGTGCTCTCCTTCGTGCTGGAGAACCTGCAGAAAACCGTCATCCTCACTGGCGCCCAG GTGCCCATCCATGCCCTGTGGAATGATGGCCGGGAGAACCTGCTGGGGGCCCTGCTCATGGCTGGCCAGTACGTGATCCCCGAG GTCTGCCTGTTCTTCCAGAATCAGCTGTTTCGGGGCAACCGAGTGACCAAGGTGGACTCACGCAGGTTCGCGGCCTTCTGCTCCCCCAACCTGCCCCCTCTGGCCGTTGTGGGTACCGACGTCACAA TCAACCGGGAGCTGGTGCGGAAGGCCCGAGGGAAGGACCCGCTGGTGGTGCACAGCAGTATGGAACGGGACGTGGGCCTGCTGCGCCTCTACCCCGGGATCCCCGCGGCCCTG GTCCGGGCCTTCCTGCAGCCCCCCCTGAAGGGCGTGGTCATGGAGACGTTCGGCTCGGGGAACGGCCCCACCAAGCCGGACCTGCTGCGGGAGCTCCAGGCCGCGGCCGAGCGGGGCCTTGTCATCGTCAACTGCTCTCACTGCTTGCAGGGCTCCGTGACCTCTGACTACGCAGCTGgcatg GCCATGGCAGGAGCGGGCATTGTCTCTGGCTTCGATATGACGTCGGAGGCCGCCCTGGCCAAGCTGTCCTATGTGCTGGGCCAGCCCGGGCTGAGCCTGGACGGCAAGAAGGAG ctgctggccAGGGACCTTCGGGGGGAGATGACGCTGTCCACCGGGGCCGAGCGCCGGCCCTCACTGAGTTGCAGTGCGCTGGGCCAGGGGGTTGCCCAGCTCCTCACTCTGAGCCAG GAGGCCGATGCCATACGGGATGCTCTGATGCCGAGCCTGGCCTGTGCTGCGGCCCACGCGGGCAACCTGGAGGTGTTGCAGGCGCTTGTGGAGCTG GGCAGTGACCTGAGCCTAGAGAACTTTAACGGTCAAACTCCTCTGCACGCGGCCGCCCGGGGAGGCCAGCCTGGGGCAGTCACCATGCTGCTGCGGAGAGGGGTGGACGTGGACCCCCGAGACGAGGACGGACTCAGCCCGCTGCTGCTGGCCGTGAAGGGCAG GCATCGGGGTGTCATTGAGCTGCTGAGGGCAGCTGGGGCCTGCCTGTCCCCCCGGGAGCTGGAGGACGCGGGGACAGAGCTGTGCAG GCTGGCGTCCAGAGCAGACCTTGATGGCCTTCAGTCATGGTGGCAGGCGGGGGCTGACCTGGGCTGCCCGGGCTATGACGGGCGCAGTGCCCTGCTTGTT GCAGAAGCAGCTGGGAACCTGGAAGTGGTGGCCTTTCTGCAGAAGCTCCAGGGTGGGGCTggtgcccaggccccaggccca GAAGTGCTGCCTGGTGTCTAA